One window of the Candidatus Zixiibacteriota bacterium genome contains the following:
- the mvhD gene encoding F420-non-reducing hydrogenase iron-sulfur subunit D produces MSDIKSDNKPFEPRIVAFFCNWCTYTAADLAGTARMTYAPNARVVRIMCSGRLDPQFVLTALREGADGVLIGGCHPGDCHYMEGNYKAYRRFVLLRRLLETMGIEKERVRLEWIAASEGDRVQKVMNEMANDIRRLGPLHLEPEAINLHAALHGAGKPMMQEVAR; encoded by the coding sequence ATGTCTGATATAAAGAGTGATAATAAACCGTTCGAGCCCCGGATCGTGGCCTTCTTCTGCAACTGGTGCACGTACACCGCCGCCGATTTGGCGGGGACGGCGCGGATGACGTATGCACCGAATGCCCGGGTGGTACGGATCATGTGTTCCGGGCGGCTCGACCCGCAATTTGTTCTGACGGCCCTGAGGGAGGGCGCCGACGGGGTATTGATCGGCGGCTGTCATCCCGGCGACTGTCATTATATGGAAGGAAATTATAAGGCCTACCGCCGTTTCGTTCTTTTGCGTCGTCTTCTCGAGACAATGGGGATCGAAAAGGAACGGGTGCGGCTGGAATGGATCGCGGCGTCGGAGGGAGACCGGGTACAGAAGGTGATGAACGAGATGGCCAATGATATCCGTCGTCTCGGCCCGCTTCATCTGGAACCGGAGGCGATCAATCTGCATGCCGCCCTTCACGGAGCAGGCAAACCGATGATGCAGGAGGTGGCGCGATGA
- the hdrA gene encoding CoB--CoM heterodisulfide reductase iron-sulfur subunit A 2: MSAVSNNKTNGTPKIGVYVCHCGINIASKVDVKEVVEFAKTLPYVTVVQEYKFMCSDPGQEIIQQDIRDGKIDRVVVASCSPLMHEPTFRKATLAGGQNQFFFQMANIREHVSWVTSDKGAATAKAKALVAGAVRRISLHRALERTRVKVNPDVLVVGGGISGIHAALTMADSGKKVYLVEKEPTIGGHMAQFDKTFPTLDCAACILTPKMSAVRSHPNITMWTYSEVAQVEGYVGNFKVKVRRKPRYVDESLCVGCYECIEKCIFKQGKFQDEFNEGLSLRKPIYIPFPQATPLVALIDKETCAWFRGGKCKKPCADACEREAIDFDQKEEIKEIDVGAIILATGYKTFDATRIPRYGYGKYKNVYTSLEVERLVNASGPTGGEILLKDGTKPKSVAVVHCVGSRDEHTNKYCSRLCCMASLKLAHLIHERTNAEVYNFYIDMRAAGKGYEEFYDKLLKEGVHFIRGRVAEVTDWAMTKDEEGKLVIRAEDTMIGAVRRIPVDMVVLAVGLEPQANADDVRRMFNISCGSEGWFLERHPKLAPVSTFTDGISLAGCCQGPKDIPDAVAQAGAAAAEAMALIDKGFVELEPNTAFVQEEFCSGCKTCVALCPYSAITFDEKKNVASVNGALCKGCGTCVAACPSAALQQNLFMDDQIYEEIKGVISYV; the protein is encoded by the coding sequence ATGTCCGCGGTTAGCAATAATAAAACGAACGGCACCCCCAAAATCGGCGTTTATGTCTGCCACTGCGGTATCAATATCGCCAGTAAAGTCGATGTGAAGGAAGTGGTCGAATTCGCCAAGACTCTCCCCTATGTGACGGTGGTGCAGGAATACAAGTTCATGTGCTCCGATCCGGGTCAGGAGATAATTCAGCAGGATATCCGCGACGGCAAGATCGACCGGGTGGTGGTGGCCTCGTGCTCGCCCTTGATGCACGAGCCGACTTTCCGCAAAGCGACTTTGGCCGGCGGGCAGAATCAGTTCTTTTTCCAGATGGCCAATATCCGGGAGCATGTTTCCTGGGTGACCTCGGACAAAGGGGCCGCGACGGCAAAAGCCAAGGCGCTGGTGGCCGGGGCAGTACGGAGGATTTCGCTACATCGGGCGCTGGAAAGAACCCGGGTCAAAGTGAATCCCGATGTTTTGGTGGTCGGCGGCGGTATCTCCGGTATTCACGCAGCCTTGACGATGGCCGACTCCGGCAAGAAGGTTTATCTGGTGGAGAAGGAGCCGACGATCGGCGGGCACATGGCCCAGTTCGACAAGACCTTCCCCACCCTCGATTGCGCGGCCTGCATTCTGACGCCGAAAATGTCGGCGGTAAGATCGCATCCCAATATCACCATGTGGACCTACTCGGAGGTTGCCCAGGTGGAAGGGTATGTGGGGAATTTCAAGGTGAAGGTGCGGCGGAAACCGCGTTATGTCGATGAGAGTCTCTGTGTCGGCTGTTATGAGTGTATCGAGAAGTGCATTTTCAAGCAGGGGAAATTCCAGGATGAGTTCAACGAGGGATTGAGTTTGCGGAAACCGATTTATATTCCGTTCCCGCAGGCGACCCCGCTGGTGGCCCTGATCGATAAAGAAACCTGCGCCTGGTTCCGGGGCGGCAAATGTAAGAAACCGTGCGCCGACGCCTGTGAACGGGAGGCCATCGATTTTGATCAGAAGGAAGAGATCAAGGAAATCGATGTCGGCGCCATAATTCTGGCGACGGGGTACAAAACATTCGATGCCACGCGGATCCCGCGCTACGGCTACGGCAAGTACAAGAATGTCTATACCAGCCTGGAAGTGGAACGGCTGGTTAATGCTTCGGGTCCGACCGGCGGAGAGATTCTTTTGAAAGACGGAACCAAGCCGAAATCGGTGGCGGTGGTGCACTGTGTCGGGAGCCGGGACGAGCATACCAATAAGTACTGCTCGCGGCTCTGCTGTATGGCGTCGCTCAAACTGGCCCACTTGATTCATGAAAGAACCAACGCGGAAGTCTATAATTTTTATATCGACATGCGGGCGGCCGGCAAAGGGTATGAGGAATTCTACGACAAACTCCTCAAAGAAGGGGTGCATTTCATCCGGGGCCGTGTCGCCGAAGTGACCGATTGGGCGATGACCAAGGACGAAGAAGGGAAACTGGTGATCCGGGCCGAAGATACCATGATCGGCGCGGTGCGCCGGATCCCGGTCGATATGGTCGTTCTGGCGGTCGGCCTGGAGCCGCAGGCCAATGCCGATGATGTCCGGCGGATGTTCAATATCAGTTGCGGCAGTGAAGGGTGGTTTTTGGAACGTCATCCGAAACTGGCCCCGGTTTCGACTTTCACCGACGGGATATCGCTGGCGGGGTGCTGTCAGGGGCCGAAGGATATTCCTGATGCGGTCGCCCAGGCGGGGGCCGCGGCGGCCGAGGCGATGGCCCTGATCGATAAGGGCTTTGTCGAACTGGAACCGAACACCGCGTTCGTGCAGGAAGAGTTCTGCTCGGGATGCAAGACCTGCGTGGCTTTGTGCCCGTACAGCGCCATAACCTTCGACGAGAAGAAGAATGTGGCGTCAGTCAACGGCGCACTCTGCAAGGGGTGCGGAACGTGCGTGGCGGCCTGCCCCTCGGCGGCGCTGCAGCAGAATCTCTTCATGGACGACCAGATTTACGAAGAAATAAAGGGAGTAATCAGCTATGTCTGA
- a CDS encoding NADH ubiquinone oxidoreductase 20 kDa subunit, which translates to MSKPKVGFYWCAACGGCEESVVDLAAGILDVVGAVDIVFWPVALDFKREDVEKMQDKEMAVCFINGAIRSSEQGEMVELLRKKAGLVIAFGSCSHMGGIPGLANLYNKEQVMKTAYKDTVTTVNDSNTYPVESHKVPEGNLTLPSLWNTVKTLDQVIDVDYYIPGCPPPSSLLADAVNTILQGKLPAKGSVLAPDTALCHECPRKASKPEKVAIKEFKRPHEVIIDEEKCLLAQGLLCLGSATRSGCGWVCINGNMPCTGCMGPISRVHDHGTKALSAIASLTASNDEAEIAAILDKIVDPAGTFFRYSLPASLLHRKYEAPAEGGK; encoded by the coding sequence ATGAGTAAACCGAAAGTCGGATTTTACTGGTGCGCCGCCTGCGGAGGGTGCGAAGAATCGGTGGTTGACCTGGCGGCCGGCATTCTCGATGTGGTCGGCGCGGTCGATATTGTCTTCTGGCCGGTGGCGCTCGATTTCAAGCGCGAGGATGTCGAGAAGATGCAGGATAAGGAGATGGCGGTCTGTTTTATCAACGGGGCGATCCGTTCTTCCGAGCAGGGGGAAATGGTGGAGTTGCTTCGTAAAAAAGCGGGACTGGTGATCGCTTTCGGCAGTTGTTCCCATATGGGGGGCATCCCCGGTCTGGCCAATCTGTACAACAAAGAGCAGGTGATGAAAACCGCTTACAAAGATACGGTCACCACGGTCAATGACAGCAACACCTATCCGGTGGAATCACACAAGGTGCCGGAAGGGAACCTGACTCTCCCCTCGCTCTGGAACACGGTCAAGACCCTGGATCAGGTGATCGATGTCGATTATTACATTCCCGGATGCCCGCCGCCGTCGAGCCTTCTGGCTGACGCGGTAAACACCATCCTGCAGGGGAAACTCCCGGCCAAGGGTTCGGTCCTGGCGCCGGATACGGCCCTCTGCCATGAATGCCCGAGGAAAGCTTCGAAGCCGGAGAAGGTGGCTATCAAGGAATTCAAGCGCCCGCACGAGGTGATAATCGACGAGGAAAAGTGCCTTCTGGCGCAGGGTCTTCTCTGTCTCGGCTCGGCCACGCGGAGCGGCTGCGGCTGGGTCTGTATCAACGGAAACATGCCGTGCACGGGGTGCATGGGGCCGATCAGCCGGGTGCATGATCACGGAACCAAGGCGCTTTCGGCGATCGCCTCCTTGACAGCCTCCAATGATGAGGCCGAAATCGCGGCGATTCTGGATAAGATTGTCGATCCGGCCGGGACCTTTTTCCGCTACAGCCTGCCGGCATCGCTTTTGCACCGCAAATATGAGGCCCCGGCAGAGGGAGGTAAGTGA